Part of the Longimicrobiaceae bacterium genome is shown below.
AGGCGGGGTCGCGTGTCCGTGGGCGCGGCGTGGTCCGCGCCGAAGCCCCGGAGCGGCTGCGGCTCGACCTGTTCGGGCCGCGCGGCGAGACGTACCTCGCCGCCGCGCTGGTGGGCGACTCGTTCCGGGTCCCCCCGGCGGTCGCCGCCCGCTTCCCGCTCCCCTCGCCCGCGCTCCTCTGGGGGGGGCTCGGGGTGGTCCGGCCGCCCGCCGGAGCCCGGCTCGTCGGCGCAAGCGCTTCCGAGAATGCTGCCTCCCTGCGCTACGAGGTTGGCGCTGGCGAGACGGTGGAGTTCGGCGCCGAGGGGATGCGCCTCCGCACCATCCTCCGCTCCGGGGGATCGGGTGCGCTGGAGTCCGTCTCGGTCACCTACAGCCCTGCCGGCGCGCTGCAGCGGGCCGAGTACCGCGACCGCGGCGCGTACCGCACCCTGGTCCTCAACGTGGAATCGACCAAAGATGCCGCTCCATTTCCCCCGGAAACCTGGCTCCCCGGTGCGGCTCGCTAGCCTCCTGGCCGCGGCCGTCCTGCTCCTTTCCGGGTGCTATTCCTTCACCGGCGGGGGGCTCCCGCCGGGGATCCGCACCCTCGCCGTGGTGCCGTTCGAGAACGCCACCGCCGAGCCGGTGCTGAGCACGGACGTGCAGCTCCGCCTGCAGGACGAGATCCCGCGCAAGCTCGGCGTGCGCCTGGCCGACCAGCGCGTGGCCGACGCCATCCTGCGGGGGCGGATCACCGGCTTCGACGAGACCACCCCGGCCTTCCGCACCACCCCCGGCGTCAGCGAGCGGGTGGACGTGGTGCAGCGGCAGGTGCGGATCACCTTCGAGGCGGAGATCGTGAGCGTGCGCGGCGAACAGATCATCTGGAAGGGGAACGGCGTCTCCGCGATCGGCAACTACCAGCCCAACTCCGAGCAGGCGCAGACGGGCCGGGCCCGCGCCATCGCCGAGATGGTGCAGAAGATCATCGAGGGCGCGCAGTCGCAGTGGTGAGCCCCGCCTCGGGTCCCATCCGCATCGCGTCCCGGGGGAGCGAGCTGGCCCTCTGGCAGGCCCGCGCCGTGGAGCGCGCCCTCCGCGACGCCGACCCCGGCACCCCGGTGGAGATCCAGGTCGTCCGCACCACGGGCGACCGGATCCTCGACGTCCCCCTCGCCAAGATCGGCGACAAGGGGCTCTTCACCAAGGAGCTGGACGAGGCCCTGCTGCGCGGCGACGCCGACCTGGCGGTGCACTCGCTCAAGGACGTCCCCACCCGCCTCCCCGACGGGCTGGAGATCGTGGCCGTGACCGCCCGGGAAGACCCGCGCGACGTGCTGATCCGCCGCGACCGCGTCCCGGGCGCCCTGGCCGACCTCCCGGACGGGACCCGCGTGGGGACCAGCTCCCTCCGCCGGCGCGCGCAGCTCCGCGCCCTGCGACCGGACCTGGAGGTGGTGGACCTGCGCGGCAACCTCAACACCCGCCTCGCCAAGCTGGACGCGGGGGAGTACGACGCTATCGTCCTCGCCGCGGCCGGGGTGCTGCGGCTGGGCTGGGCCGACCGGATCTCCGGGTACCTGGATGCGGGCGGCTGGCTCCCCGCGGTGGGCCAGGGCGCGCTCGCCGTCGTCGCCCGCGCCGACGCCGCGGAGGTGCGGGAGCGGCTGCGTCCCCTCCACGACCCGGCCACGGCCGACGCCACCGCCGCCGAGCGCGCCTTCCTGCAGGCGCTGGAGGGCGGCTGCCAGATCC
Proteins encoded:
- the lptE gene encoding LPS assembly lipoprotein LptE translates to MRLASLLAAAVLLLSGCYSFTGGGLPPGIRTLAVVPFENATAEPVLSTDVQLRLQDEIPRKLGVRLADQRVADAILRGRITGFDETTPAFRTTPGVSERVDVVQRQVRITFEAEIVSVRGEQIIWKGNGVSAIGNYQPNSEQAQTGRARAIAEMVQKIIEGAQSQW
- the hemC gene encoding hydroxymethylbilane synthase translates to MSPASGPIRIASRGSELALWQARAVERALRDADPGTPVEIQVVRTTGDRILDVPLAKIGDKGLFTKELDEALLRGDADLAVHSLKDVPTRLPDGLEIVAVTAREDPRDVLIRRDRVPGALADLPDGTRVGTSSLRRRAQLRALRPDLEVVDLRGNLNTRLAKLDAGEYDAIVLAAAGVLRLGWADRISGYLDAGGWLPAVGQGALAVVARADAAEVRERLRPLHDPATADATAAERAFLQALEGGCQI